The following are encoded together in the Desulfobaccales bacterium genome:
- a CDS encoding universal stress protein, translating into MLPFKRILCPTDFSEPALVALKRAEELARHFSAELLVAHAVPELPGPHAYADPPVATSFDVPLYQQELAIYAEKMLKELVSHQVSPEVRTRDVVTTGDPAPEILRIAAAEHVDLIVIASHGETGWRRLVFGSVAEKVVRHAPCPVLTITAPEE; encoded by the coding sequence ATGTTGCCCTTTAAGCGCATTCTTTGTCCCACCGATTTTAGTGAACCTGCCCTGGTTGCCTTAAAACGCGCCGAGGAACTGGCCCGGCATTTCTCGGCGGAATTGCTCGTAGCCCATGCCGTTCCGGAGTTGCCTGGCCCCCACGCCTACGCCGACCCGCCGGTGGCCACCAGTTTCGACGTGCCCTTGTATCAGCAAGAGCTGGCCATATATGCGGAGAAGATGCTCAAGGAGCTGGTGTCGCACCAGGTATCGCCGGAAGTGCGCACCCGGGATGTTGTGACCACGGGAGACCCCGCACCGGAAATCCTCCGGATCGCCGCGGCAGAGCACGTGGACCTCATCGTCATCGCCTCGCACGGCGAGACGGGCTGGCGGCGGCTGGTCTTCGGCTCCGTGGCCGAAAAGGTGGTGCGGCATGCGCCCTGCCCCGTGCTGACCATCACGGCGCCAGAAGAATAA